A genomic stretch from Salarias fasciatus chromosome 10, fSalaFa1.1, whole genome shotgun sequence includes:
- the LOC115395945 gene encoding zinc finger protein 3-like encodes MSSVQALRDFINERLTAAAVEIFTAFEQTIVQYEEQIDQQRRLLEISCKPQIQFHRTEFPQHPDCRQEQLFQQETSCCLEQLEPEPPQIKTEQEEPGLPWVKEDLEEPEPPQIKMDQEEPGLPQVNEDREEPEPPQMEEQEELGTSEEGEQLSSFENETFRVPSHPSDPEDALRAELFSHDSADVRAAAGEQPNSCAMCGKCFGKQSDLFRHMRTHSGEKPYPCETCGKRFSQQNHMLVHMRTHTGEKPYSCEMCGRSFNEHSAVLRHMKTHTGEKPYCCETCGRRFSRQSHLTTHMRTHTGEKPYSCETCGKRFSHRASLQYHVKTHREAES; translated from the exons atgagttcagttcaggctttaaGAGATTTTATTAACGAGAGACTAACTGCTGCGGCAGTGGAAATATTCACCGCGTTTGaacaaactatcgtccagtACGAAGAGCAGATCGACCAGCAGCGCAGATTGTTGGAAATCAGCTGCAAACCTCAGATCCAGTTCCACAGAACCG AGTTTCCACAGCACCCTGACTGCAGGCAGGAGCAGCTTTTTCAGCAGGAAaccagctgctgtctggagcagctggaaccagaacctccacagatcaaaacGGAACAAGAAGAACCGGGACTTCCATGGGTTAAAGAGGACctggaggaaccagaacctccacagatcaaaatGGAtcaagaagaaccaggactgcCACAGGTTAACGAGGACcgggaggaaccagaacctccacagatggaggagcaggaggagcttgGTACCAgcgaggagggagagcagctgtcatcgtttgaaaatgaaacttttcgaGTTCCTTCTCACCCGAGTGACCCGGAAGACGCGCTACGCGCCGAGCTCTTCTCTCACGACTCTGCGGACGTGAGAGCCGCGGCGGGCGAGCAGCCGAATTCCTGTGCAatgtgtggaaaatgtttcGGTAAGCAGAGCGACTTGTTCCGCCACATGAGGACACACTcgggtgagaagccgtatcccTGTGAAACGTGTGGGAAACGcttcagtcagcagaaccacatgttggtccacatgaggactcacacgggtgagaagccgtactctTGTGAAATGTGTGGGAGGAGTTTCAACGAGCACAGCGCCGTGCTGCggcacatgaaaactcacacgggtgagaagccgtaCTGCTGTGAGACGTGCGGGAGACGCTTCAGCCGGCAGAGCCACCTGACCAcgcacatgaggactcacacgggtgagaagccgtactcCTGTGAAACGTGTGGGAAAAGGTTCAGTCATCGGGCTTCGTTGCAGTACCACGTGAAAACTCACCGGGAGGCGGAGTCATGA